One genomic window of Tenacibaculum tangerinum includes the following:
- a CDS encoding alpha/beta fold hydrolase, whose translation MSLIKQIKHNRKKIFLIILSIIIVPVLGLKAYVEIDNIIYESRIEKMNMQSNQIESPIEHKTLKMDGYDIHYFVSGKEHNDLIVFLHPAFSDHRAFDLQVDYFSKNYRVITIDFIGHGLSKANKSKDKIDASSKHIEKILEIEGFDKVHIVGVSMGALIAQYFALQYPEKILSLTALGGYNINKENKEVTKAQSSSNFALVLRAIFSMNSFRKKTAKITCHTESGQALFYKTASLYERKSFMVMQGLQNVIKDRENVITEYPTLILTGEFDIDLAKKMAKEWHSEIDNSEYYMIENAGHCANIDKPLEFNEIMEEFIQKKKNN comes from the coding sequence TTGTCTTTAATTAAACAGATAAAACATAACCGAAAAAAGATATTCCTGATTATTTTATCAATAATTATAGTACCTGTTTTGGGTTTAAAAGCTTACGTTGAAATAGATAATATTATTTATGAAAGTCGAATTGAAAAAATGAATATGCAGAGCAACCAGATTGAAAGCCCAATTGAGCATAAAACGTTGAAAATGGATGGTTATGACATTCATTATTTCGTGTCAGGAAAAGAACATAACGATTTGATTGTGTTTTTACATCCTGCATTTTCAGACCACAGAGCATTTGACCTGCAAGTAGATTATTTTTCTAAGAATTATCGAGTAATAACTATTGATTTTATTGGGCATGGATTATCAAAAGCAAATAAGTCAAAAGACAAAATTGATGCTTCCTCAAAACACATAGAAAAGATTCTTGAAATCGAAGGATTTGATAAAGTGCACATTGTTGGTGTTTCAATGGGGGCTTTGATTGCACAATATTTTGCTCTTCAATATCCAGAAAAGATTTTATCTCTTACAGCATTGGGCGGTTACAATATTAATAAGGAAAATAAAGAAGTTACCAAAGCTCAAAGCTCTTCTAATTTTGCATTGGTTCTTAGAGCTATCTTTTCAATGAACTCATTTAGAAAGAAAACTGCTAAAATAACTTGTCATACTGAGAGTGGACAGGCTTTGTTTTACAAAACTGCAAGTCTTTATGAAAGAAAATCATTTATGGTAATGCAAGGACTTCAAAATGTGATTAAAGATAGAGAGAATGTAATAACAGAATATCCAACTTTGATTTTAACAGGTGAGTTTGACATTGATTTAGCAAAGAAAATGGCAAAAGAGTGGCATTCCGAAATTGATAATAGTGAATACTATATGATTGAGAATGCAGGACATTGTGCTAATATTGACAAACCACTGGAATTTAATGAAATAATGGAAGAATTTATTCAAAAGAAGAAAAATAACTAA
- a CDS encoding ExbD/TolR family protein: MKQISAITLLFISLLYSCGIQTERIEEKLMDCNNQSFVDGGKQLKELLMDYESNLIKANIISDNTGKSYLKIINQISNGIEPKEKPYYSFGEKLNGIEKNQNSISNTCLQTVLSDSTKYDFKKFLRFQNSLENAIRNARDLRIELLATEFSSTLSEKDFELDFYKMKAFLLFDMLRPYNGINLALPKKNYDLKNAFRIYLNKENKIFINNTEIPLKSLKSKIVKYYKDNESKSVILIKTDEETMYSEYITVQNEIQSALNLVRDNSSNKKFGKKYADLTDKEQKLINEHYPKSIIDE, encoded by the coding sequence ATGAAACAAATATCAGCAATTACCTTATTATTTATATCATTACTCTATTCTTGTGGCATTCAAACCGAAAGAATAGAAGAAAAATTAATGGATTGTAATAATCAAAGTTTTGTTGATGGTGGAAAACAACTAAAGGAATTATTAATGGACTATGAGTCCAATTTGATAAAGGCAAACATTATTTCAGATAATACAGGTAAAAGTTATTTAAAAATAATAAACCAAATATCCAATGGTATTGAACCTAAAGAAAAACCTTATTATTCATTCGGAGAAAAGCTAAACGGAATTGAAAAAAATCAAAATTCTATATCAAACACTTGCTTACAAACGGTATTATCAGACTCTACAAAGTATGATTTTAAAAAGTTTTTGAGATTTCAAAACTCATTAGAGAATGCCATCAGAAATGCTAGAGATTTAAGAATAGAATTATTAGCAACGGAATTTTCGAGTACATTATCCGAAAAAGATTTTGAACTTGACTTTTACAAAATGAAGGCATTTTTGCTATTCGATATGTTGCGTCCATATAACGGAATAAATCTGGCTTTACCTAAAAAGAACTACGACTTAAAAAACGCCTTTAGAATATACTTGAACAAGGAGAACAAAATATTTATAAATAATACAGAGATTCCACTTAAAAGTTTGAAATCTAAAATAGTTAAATACTACAAAGACAATGAATCTAAATCTGTAATTTTAATAAAAACAGATGAAGAAACAATGTATTCAGAATATATTACTGTTCAAAACGAAATACAGTCTGCACTTAATTTAGTTAGAGATAATTCATCTAACAAAAAGTTTGGAAAAAAGTACGCTGATTTAACTGATAAAGAACAAAAATTAATAAATGAACACTACCCAAAATCAATAATTGATGAATAA
- the holA gene encoding DNA polymerase III subunit delta, with the protein MNEIKSIISDIQEGNIKPIYFLMGEEPYYIDKISDYIEENVLEEAEKGFNQVVMYGRDVSIEEIVSSAKRFPMMAERQVIIVKEAQDLSRSIDKIESYAENPQPSTVLVFNYKYKKLDKRKKAYKAIAKNGLIYESKKLYENQVSDWIRRVLSGRKFNIEPKAAQMLVEFLGTDLSKISNELDKLTTVLPAQTIITDKHIEENIGISKDFNNFELRKAVGQRDVVKANRIINYFAQNPKNNPLVMTISLLNSFFTQLLMYHGLRDKSKSSVARSLGVNPYFVDEYVVAARNYPMRKVSQIITLLRDADVKSKGVGANQTHADILKELLFKVLH; encoded by the coding sequence ATGAACGAAATTAAATCCATCATATCCGATATTCAAGAAGGCAATATTAAGCCCATTTATTTTTTAATGGGGGAAGAACCCTATTACATCGATAAAATTTCTGATTATATAGAAGAGAATGTGTTGGAGGAAGCTGAAAAAGGCTTCAATCAAGTAGTGATGTACGGTCGTGATGTGTCGATAGAAGAAATTGTGTCGTCGGCAAAGCGATTTCCGATGATGGCAGAAAGGCAGGTCATCATTGTCAAAGAAGCCCAAGACCTAAGCCGTTCGATTGACAAAATTGAGTCCTATGCCGAAAATCCGCAACCGAGTACGGTGTTGGTGTTCAATTACAAGTACAAAAAACTTGATAAACGCAAAAAGGCGTATAAAGCCATTGCTAAAAACGGACTCATCTACGAGAGTAAAAAGCTATACGAAAACCAAGTTTCGGATTGGATTCGTAGGGTATTGTCGGGAAGAAAATTTAATATCGAACCCAAAGCAGCACAAATGCTCGTCGAGTTTTTAGGAACTGACCTTAGCAAGATTAGCAACGAACTCGATAAACTCACTACAGTATTGCCTGCACAAACCATTATTACCGATAAGCATATCGAAGAAAATATTGGGATTTCTAAAGATTTTAACAATTTCGAGTTACGAAAAGCGGTAGGACAGCGCGATGTGGTGAAAGCGAACAGAATTATCAATTATTTTGCACAAAATCCGAAGAACAATCCCTTAGTCATGACCATTTCGTTACTGAATAGTTTTTTTACGCAGTTACTCATGTACCATGGATTACGAGACAAATCGAAATCTTCAGTAGCCAGAAGCTTGGGGGTGAATCCGTATTTTGTAGACGAGTATGTGGTTGCGGCTCGTAACTACCCGATGCGAAAAGTATCGCAAATTATCACCCTATTACGCGATGCCGATGTAAAAAGCAAAGGAGTAGGTGCCAACCAAACCCATGCCGATATTTTAAAAGAATTATTATTTAAGGTGTTGCATTAA
- a CDS encoding type I restriction enzyme HsdR N-terminal domain-containing protein gives MQELNLPSYTFKLKSNENKTLIFDNLRKKYVVLTPEEWVRQHFIHWLIKEKNYPVSLIAIEKQLVINNLKKRTDIVVFASSGHPNIIVECKAPQVKITQDTFDQIARYNLTLNANYLIVTNGLQHFFCRLDKEQETYVFLRDIPEYG, from the coding sequence ATGCAAGAACTCAATCTTCCCAGCTATACATTCAAGCTCAAAAGTAACGAAAATAAGACGCTTATTTTTGATAATTTGAGAAAAAAGTATGTCGTGTTAACTCCTGAAGAATGGGTACGTCAGCATTTTATACACTGGTTGATTAAAGAAAAAAACTATCCAGTTTCGCTCATTGCTATTGAAAAACAACTGGTAATCAACAACCTAAAAAAACGTACCGATATTGTCGTTTTTGCATCTAGTGGGCATCCGAATATTATTGTGGAATGCAAAGCACCGCAGGTAAAAATCACCCAAGACACGTTTGACCAAATTGCACGCTATAACCTAACACTCAATGCCAACTACTTGATTGTTACCAACGGATTGCAACACTTTTTCTGTAGACTCGATAAAGAACAAGAGACATATGTGTTTTTAAGAGATATTCCCGAGTACGGTTGA
- a CDS encoding RNA polymerase sigma factor: protein MTIINDQIYIDKILKGDTNAYAFLVEKYKGMVFSLALKMVRSSEEAEEISQDAFIKAYKNLSTFKGASKFSTWLYKIAYRTCLDNLKKNKEKYHTDTIDEITINKIQSTDSILEGIERKERAHIIRHCLQSLPEEERLVLWMFYFEELSLKEITEVTDMSQTNVKVKLHRARKRLLSIIEQKVAPEFIDHYGRK from the coding sequence ATGACTATTATCAACGATCAAATTTATATAGATAAAATTCTTAAAGGAGATACCAATGCTTATGCTTTTTTAGTTGAAAAGTACAAAGGAATGGTTTTTTCGTTGGCGTTAAAAATGGTCAGGAGTAGTGAAGAGGCAGAAGAGATATCACAAGATGCTTTTATCAAAGCGTATAAGAATTTGAGCACGTTTAAAGGAGCATCGAAGTTTTCTACTTGGCTATATAAAATAGCGTACAGAACGTGTTTAGATAACTTAAAAAAGAACAAAGAAAAGTACCATACCGATACGATCGACGAGATTACCATTAATAAAATACAATCGACAGATAGTATTTTAGAAGGAATTGAACGCAAGGAAAGAGCACACATAATACGTCATTGTTTGCAAAGTTTGCCAGAAGAAGAACGTTTGGTATTATGGATGTTTTATTTTGAAGAGTTAAGCTTAAAAGAAATTACAGAAGTAACCGATATGTCTCAAACGAATGTAAAAGTAAAGCTACACAGAGCGAGAAAAAGGTTACTGAGTATCATAGAGCAAAAAGTAGCACCTGAATTTATTGATCATTATGGGAGAAAATAA
- a CDS encoding DUF6249 domain-containing protein, which produces MEVAIVFMFLFAVVFGIFYLFYSTRNKERLALIEKGVDAKIFMQGEKKRSTLTGRIIVLNLALLAMGIGVGVLLGAILGSWLGYNGSWEMRPANAVSSEVFYVASIFICAGGALLIGFNLTKKLDKE; this is translated from the coding sequence ATGGAAGTAGCAATTGTATTTATGTTCTTATTTGCAGTAGTATTCGGAATCTTTTATTTATTTTATTCAACAAGAAATAAAGAACGTTTGGCTTTAATTGAAAAAGGGGTCGATGCCAAAATTTTTATGCAGGGAGAAAAAAAACGTTCAACCTTAACAGGAAGAATCATCGTTTTAAATTTAGCTTTATTGGCCATGGGAATCGGTGTAGGTGTTTTATTAGGAGCGATTTTAGGTTCTTGGTTGGGCTACAATGGTTCATGGGAAATGCGTCCAGCAAATGCTGTTAGTTCTGAAGTTTTTTATGTTGCTTCTATTTTTATTTGTGCGGGTGGTGCCTTGCTTATAGGATTCAACCTCACAAAAAAATTAGATAAGGAGTAG
- a CDS encoding M28 family peptidase — protein sequence MRKLTVLLFFISATIIAQTDTKIYDIIHAVSADKIKADITTLANFGTRHTLSDTISDTRGIGAARRWIKAEFDKISSDCNGCLEVFYQKDLVKKETNQRIPKDVWVVNVVAIQKGRKYPNNYIVMSGDIDSRISDPNDYTNDAPGANDNASGMAGTIEAARVLSKYTFENSIIYVGLSGEEQGLFGGKGLAAYAKEKNWNIVGVLNNDMIGNIKGVDGVIDNRTFRIFSEPVPPNETERQRRARRFYGGEVDGISRQLARYIYNTTKTYMPEMNPKMIYRLDRFGRGGHHRPFNDAGFAGIRIMEAHENYTQQHQDIRTEDGIEYGDRLEFVNFEYAKKLTAVNAINLASIASAPPSPKNVGIGGIVEASAKLQWDAVGGAKGYKIYWRDTTSPTWDNFKYVENTTEFTLEGIVVDNYFFGVSAVGKDGHESIVAFPSKIIR from the coding sequence ATGAGAAAACTCACAGTACTATTGTTTTTTATTTCTGCGACAATCATCGCACAGACCGACACTAAAATATACGATATTATCCATGCTGTTTCTGCAGATAAGATTAAAGCTGATATTACCACTCTTGCTAATTTTGGTACAAGACATACGCTGAGCGATACCATTTCTGACACACGAGGAATCGGTGCGGCCCGTCGTTGGATTAAGGCTGAATTCGACAAAATTTCTTCTGATTGTAATGGTTGCTTGGAGGTGTTTTATCAAAAAGATTTGGTAAAAAAAGAAACGAATCAAAGAATTCCGAAAGATGTATGGGTGGTGAATGTGGTGGCTATTCAAAAAGGAAGAAAATATCCGAATAATTATATTGTAATGAGTGGCGATATCGACTCAAGAATTTCCGACCCCAATGATTATACGAATGATGCTCCTGGTGCCAACGACAATGCTTCCGGTATGGCGGGTACTATCGAAGCGGCCCGTGTGTTGAGCAAGTATACTTTTGAAAACAGTATTATTTATGTTGGTTTGTCTGGTGAAGAACAGGGATTGTTTGGCGGAAAAGGATTGGCTGCCTATGCCAAAGAAAAAAACTGGAATATTGTTGGAGTACTGAATAATGACATGATTGGAAACATTAAAGGTGTCGACGGAGTCATAGATAATCGAACTTTTAGAATTTTTTCTGAACCTGTACCTCCCAACGAAACAGAACGTCAACGAAGAGCCCGTCGCTTTTACGGTGGCGAAGTCGATGGAATTTCACGTCAACTAGCACGTTACATTTACAACACTACCAAAACGTACATGCCAGAAATGAATCCGAAAATGATCTATCGCTTAGATAGGTTTGGTCGTGGCGGACATCATAGACCTTTTAACGATGCTGGCTTTGCAGGTATTCGAATTATGGAAGCGCATGAAAACTACACGCAACAACATCAAGATATTCGAACCGAAGATGGTATTGAATATGGAGACCGCTTAGAATTTGTAAATTTCGAGTATGCTAAAAAATTAACCGCTGTAAATGCCATTAATTTGGCGAGTATAGCCTCTGCTCCTCCTTCACCTAAAAATGTAGGGATTGGCGGTATTGTTGAAGCTTCTGCAAAACTCCAATGGGATGCCGTTGGCGGTGCTAAAGGCTATAAAATTTATTGGAGAGATACCACTTCGCCTACTTGGGACAACTTTAAATATGTAGAAAATACAACTGAATTTACACTGGAAGGAATTGTTGTTGATAATTACTTCTTCGGAGTAAGTGCTGTAGGTAAAGACGGACATGAAAGCATTGTTGCATTCCCTTCAAAAATTATACGTTAG
- a CDS encoding TIGR01777 family oxidoreductase, giving the protein MNTILITGGTGLIGSALTKKLNDKGYRVHILTRSPKENNEFRWDIKEGYIDKDAFANVRYIIHLAGAGIADERWTDERKQELVDSRVKTANLLFHKVQEYQVSIKKFISASGIGYYGAVTSDKIFAENDAPGSDFISETCVQWENAARQFEHINIPVTILRTGVVLTKNGGALPKMNTPLFLAALGNGKQYMPWIHIDDLCELYIKAIEDEKFTGAYNAVAPEHQTNESFTKLLGKVIDKWVLPINAPSFILKLVLGEMACILLEGSRISAEKTSEFYNFKFPDLRTALNAIYND; this is encoded by the coding sequence ATGAACACTATTTTAATTACAGGAGGTACTGGTTTAATCGGAAGTGCACTCACCAAAAAATTGAACGACAAAGGGTACAGGGTACATATTCTTACCAGAAGCCCTAAAGAGAACAACGAATTTCGTTGGGATATCAAAGAGGGTTACATTGATAAAGATGCCTTTGCGAACGTGCGTTATATTATTCATTTGGCAGGCGCAGGTATTGCAGACGAGCGTTGGACTGATGAGAGAAAACAAGAGTTGGTCGACAGCCGCGTGAAAACGGCAAATTTATTATTTCATAAAGTACAAGAATATCAAGTTTCGATTAAAAAGTTTATTTCGGCATCAGGTATTGGCTATTATGGAGCTGTTACGAGTGATAAAATATTTGCAGAGAATGATGCCCCAGGAAGTGATTTTATTTCTGAAACTTGCGTTCAATGGGAGAATGCTGCTCGACAATTTGAACATATAAATATTCCTGTGACAATTTTAAGAACTGGTGTGGTACTAACAAAAAATGGTGGAGCTTTGCCAAAAATGAATACTCCTTTATTTTTAGCTGCTTTGGGAAATGGTAAACAGTACATGCCTTGGATTCATATTGATGATTTGTGCGAGCTTTATATCAAAGCGATTGAAGATGAAAAATTTACAGGAGCTTATAATGCCGTTGCTCCTGAACACCAAACCAATGAGAGCTTTACAAAATTATTAGGAAAAGTGATCGATAAATGGGTACTTCCTATAAATGCTCCTTCTTTTATTTTAAAACTAGTTTTAGGAGAAATGGCGTGTATTTTACTTGAAGGAAGTCGTATTTCTGCAGAAAAAACGAGTGAGTTTTACAATTTTAAATTTCCTGATTTACGAACTGCTTTGAATGCAATTTATAATGACTGA
- a CDS encoding OmpA/MotB family protein — translation MRKLFIPLLLLLISITTSCVSKKKYVELEERYNDTRGNLQKTTLEKQQLEAKFAKIEKRVDAYNEKINSLKSVNESLSEENNVKLEVVGKSAVISNSLKEKMKETLKNVDPAKLATAKTLKDSMNLAVAYNLQKSLKASELENSDDLNIDIDQTVVMISISDKMLFNTASYKVKKNAYKLINKLADVIQSEPSMDVMIEGHTDSRSYNSGVLQDNWDLSVKRATSIVRLLEKKYGVDSNRLIASGRGSSMPLVENNTAKNRAKNRRTRIVILPNLDKFFGLLAKEENITP, via the coding sequence ATGAGAAAATTATTTATCCCCTTACTGTTATTGTTAATATCAATTACAACTTCTTGTGTATCAAAAAAGAAGTATGTAGAACTAGAAGAAAGGTATAACGATACCCGAGGAAACCTTCAAAAAACCACACTAGAAAAGCAACAATTAGAAGCCAAGTTTGCTAAAATTGAGAAAAGAGTAGATGCGTACAACGAAAAGATCAACTCGTTAAAAAGCGTTAACGAATCACTTTCTGAAGAGAACAATGTTAAATTAGAAGTCGTTGGAAAATCAGCCGTTATTTCTAACAGCCTGAAAGAGAAAATGAAAGAAACGTTAAAAAATGTTGATCCAGCAAAATTAGCAACAGCAAAAACTTTAAAAGACTCTATGAATTTAGCGGTTGCTTACAACCTTCAAAAGTCATTAAAAGCTTCGGAGTTAGAAAATAGTGACGATCTTAATATTGATATTGATCAAACTGTGGTAATGATTTCTATTTCTGATAAAATGTTGTTTAACACAGCAAGTTATAAGGTTAAAAAGAATGCATACAAACTAATTAATAAATTAGCAGATGTAATTCAATCAGAGCCTAGTATGGATGTGATGATCGAAGGTCACACAGATTCAAGATCATATAATAGTGGAGTGCTACAAGATAACTGGGATTTAAGTGTTAAAAGAGCCACTTCAATCGTTCGTCTTTTAGAGAAAAAATATGGAGTAGACTCGAACAGATTAATTGCTTCTGGTAGAGGTAGTTCGATGCCATTGGTAGAAAATAACACTGCAAAAAATAGAGCAAAGAACAGAAGAACTCGAATCGTTATTTTACCAAACTTAGATAAGTTTTTTGGTTTATTAGCAAAAGAAGAAAACATAACACCTTAA
- a CDS encoding DUF6263 family protein, with the protein MKNFLIALLLGVTTISTAQEKVLLRLNYEKGQKYTMDMNMTQSMGDGFMTTDNDIQTKFIITNVSDSTYESSSKITKMAMEMKQGEMNISFDSSKKDEELDEIGKRMKSKMQPLLSATIITKGDKLGNILETKIEPNDIEGANNFTNQAGSIIYPKEAVKVGDTWTATKSDGTIDFVFNYKVASISSKNIIIDISGKVSGMATGDITGSMDIDRDSGLPIKSKNNMTMYIKGQETTTSITTSLTKE; encoded by the coding sequence ATGAAAAATTTTTTAATAGCACTTTTGTTAGGAGTAACAACGATAAGTACAGCACAAGAAAAAGTGCTACTTCGTTTAAACTATGAGAAAGGACAAAAGTACACGATGGACATGAATATGACCCAATCAATGGGAGATGGTTTTATGACAACTGATAACGATATACAAACGAAATTTATCATTACTAATGTCTCTGATAGTACGTATGAAAGTAGTTCAAAAATTACTAAGATGGCAATGGAAATGAAGCAAGGAGAAATGAACATTTCTTTCGATTCTTCTAAAAAAGACGAAGAATTAGATGAAATAGGAAAAAGAATGAAATCTAAAATGCAGCCCCTATTATCAGCTACTATTATAACAAAGGGAGATAAGTTAGGAAATATTTTAGAAACGAAAATAGAACCTAATGATATTGAAGGTGCTAATAACTTTACAAATCAAGCAGGGAGTATCATATACCCTAAAGAAGCTGTTAAAGTGGGAGACACCTGGACAGCGACTAAAAGTGATGGAACAATAGACTTTGTTTTTAACTACAAAGTAGCATCTATATCATCAAAAAATATTATAATAGATATATCGGGAAAAGTCAGTGGAATGGCAACTGGTGATATTACCGGTTCAATGGATATAGACAGAGATTCAGGGCTACCTATAAAGTCAAAAAATAATATGACAATGTACATTAAAGGACAAGAAACTACAACCAGTATAACAACGAGTTTAACAAAAGAATAG
- a CDS encoding DUF6263 family protein, which produces MKNFLIALLLGVTMISTAQEKVLLRLNYEKGQKYMIDMKMDQDVGAGFMTNNMHIQMKYTITEVSDDTFESSSRITKMVMDMNQAGISVSYDSTKKDEELDETGKMMSSKMKPMLSATIITKGDNLGNVIETKVEPSNVEGADNFTKQAGSIVYPKEAVGVGDTWTATKSEGGMDFVFNYKVASISSKNVFIDISGEVSGIATGDINGSMNIERDSGMALESKISMTMKIQGQDATTNMIANLTKEQHIKQHSK; this is translated from the coding sequence ATGAAAAATTTTTTAATAGCACTTTTGTTAGGTGTAACAATGATAAGTACAGCACAAGAAAAAGTGCTACTTCGTTTAAACTATGAAAAAGGACAAAAGTACATGATAGATATGAAAATGGATCAAGATGTAGGTGCTGGGTTTATGACAAATAATATGCACATTCAAATGAAATATACTATAACTGAAGTTTCAGATGATACCTTTGAAAGTAGCTCTAGAATTACCAAAATGGTAATGGATATGAATCAAGCAGGAATAAGTGTGTCATACGATTCAACTAAAAAGGATGAAGAATTAGATGAAACAGGTAAAATGATGAGTTCTAAAATGAAGCCTATGCTATCTGCTACAATCATAACAAAAGGAGATAACCTAGGAAATGTTATAGAAACTAAGGTTGAGCCTAGTAACGTTGAAGGTGCTGATAATTTTACAAAACAAGCAGGGAGTATTGTATATCCGAAAGAAGCTGTTGGAGTGGGAGACACCTGGACAGCGACTAAAAGTGAGGGAGGAATGGACTTTGTTTTTAACTACAAAGTAGCATCTATATCATCAAAAAATGTTTTCATAGACATATCGGGAGAAGTCAGTGGCATTGCAACTGGAGATATTAATGGTTCAATGAATATTGAAAGAGATTCAGGGATGGCATTAGAATCAAAAATTAGTATGACAATGAAGATTCAAGGGCAAGATGCAACAACCAATATGATAGCGAATTTAACCAAAGAACAGCATATCAAACAACATTCTAAATAG
- a CDS encoding dihydrolipoamide acetyltransferase family protein, producing MARYELKLPKMGESVAEATITSWVKEVGETIDIDDTVVEVATDKVDSEVPSEVEGTLVEILFEKDAVVQVGETIAIIEIEGEEGATAEAPKKEEVAPATVAAVEKTVEAAKDTVATTIDTSSSDRFYSPLVKSIAETEGISAQELETIQGTGKEGRVTKNDILSYLENRGNQPKVVVPPSTEKKSVPQSAPAPALVSLSGKDEIIEMSRMGKLISKHMVDSVQTSAHVQSFIEIDVTNIVNWRSKVKNAFQQREGEKLTFTPIFMQAVASTIKKHPMINISVNGDTIIKKGNVNLGMAAALPDGNLIVPVIKNADMLNLVGMTKQVNDLAARARANQLKPDEIQGGTYTVTNVGSFGSITGTPIINQPQVAILALGAIVKKPAVIETPEGDFIGIRHKMIVSHSYDHRVVNGALGGMFIKTLKDILESWDVNQDF from the coding sequence ATGGCTAGATACGAATTGAAGTTGCCTAAAATGGGCGAAAGTGTTGCAGAAGCAACGATAACTTCTTGGGTAAAAGAAGTTGGAGAAACTATTGATATAGATGATACCGTTGTGGAAGTAGCTACAGATAAAGTAGATAGCGAAGTACCTAGTGAAGTAGAAGGAACCTTAGTTGAAATCTTATTTGAAAAAGATGCTGTCGTACAAGTAGGTGAAACTATTGCAATTATAGAAATAGAAGGCGAAGAAGGAGCTACAGCAGAAGCCCCTAAAAAAGAAGAGGTTGCGCCAGCAACTGTAGCAGCAGTTGAAAAAACAGTTGAAGCAGCTAAAGATACTGTGGCGACTACTATAGATACTTCATCAAGCGACCGTTTTTACTCACCATTAGTAAAGAGTATTGCAGAAACTGAAGGAATCTCTGCACAAGAGTTAGAAACCATTCAAGGAACAGGTAAAGAAGGTAGAGTAACTAAAAATGATATTTTATCCTATCTAGAAAATAGAGGAAACCAGCCAAAAGTTGTCGTACCTCCTTCAACAGAAAAGAAATCGGTACCTCAATCTGCACCAGCCCCAGCTCTGGTTTCATTAAGTGGTAAAGATGAAATTATAGAAATGAGTCGTATGGGGAAATTAATTTCCAAGCACATGGTCGACTCTGTTCAAACATCGGCACACGTACAATCGTTTATTGAAATTGATGTAACGAATATTGTTAATTGGAGAAGCAAGGTAAAAAATGCTTTCCAACAAAGAGAAGGAGAGAAGTTAACATTTACACCAATATTTATGCAAGCTGTGGCTTCTACCATTAAGAAGCACCCTATGATAAACATTTCTGTAAACGGTGATACCATTATTAAAAAAGGAAATGTAAACTTAGGAATGGCAGCAGCCTTACCTGACGGAAATTTAATTGTACCAGTAATTAAAAATGCTGATATGTTAAATTTAGTAGGTATGACCAAACAAGTAAATGATTTGGCAGCTAGAGCCCGTGCAAATCAATTAAAACCAGATGAAATTCAAGGAGGAACGTATACCGTAACAAATGTTGGTAGCTTTGGAAGTATAACAGGTACTCCAATTATAAATCAACCCCAAGTTGCCATTTTAGCTTTAGGAGCTATTGTTAAAAAGCCAGCTGTTATTGAAACTCCTGAGGGAGACTTTATAGGTATTCGTCACAAAATGATTGTTTCACATTCGTACGACCATCGAGTAGTAAATGGTGCTTTGGGTGGAATGTTTATTAAAACTTTAAAAGATATTTTAGAATCTTGGGATGTAAACCAAGATTTTTAA